The Acidobacteriota bacterium genome window below encodes:
- a CDS encoding diacylglycerol kinase family lipid kinase codes for MHFSKAALIYNPAARRLRYRRFRRLRAVLERLRSFGLTVEVHETVGSNHATGLARSAVQRGCDLVVACGGDGTVNEVVVGMAGSRVPLMVIPAGTANVLAQEIGLPLDWVEAAGLLRTGRIRRIALGRVGSRPFVLMAGIGVDAAVVGSVHGGLKALLGQGAFWIASLRQLLSYPFTPFEVQAEGESSQATFAVIARARNYGGGFQIAGQADLFSEDFQVCLFQNGSRWRFPRYFWNVVRRRHPRLPDVLQFRTRSVLVKGSPQTGVQIDGELIGCLPQSVTLQPDALSLLVPGPGKLSSGEGKVIP; via the coding sequence GTGCATTTTTCGAAGGCGGCCCTGATTTACAACCCCGCGGCCCGGCGGTTGAGGTACCGGCGGTTCCGCAGGCTTCGGGCGGTCCTGGAGCGCCTTCGCTCATTCGGACTGACGGTGGAGGTCCATGAGACGGTTGGCTCCAACCATGCCACCGGTCTGGCCCGATCGGCCGTGCAGAGGGGTTGCGACCTGGTCGTGGCATGCGGGGGAGACGGCACCGTCAACGAAGTCGTCGTCGGCATGGCGGGGTCCCGGGTTCCCCTGATGGTGATCCCTGCCGGCACGGCCAATGTCCTGGCGCAAGAAATCGGTTTGCCCCTGGATTGGGTCGAAGCGGCCGGATTGCTCCGGACCGGTCGGATCCGGCGAATTGCCCTGGGCCGGGTCGGTAGCCGGCCCTTCGTTCTGATGGCCGGTATCGGAGTGGACGCCGCCGTTGTGGGTTCGGTGCATGGAGGACTGAAAGCACTGCTGGGACAGGGGGCCTTCTGGATTGCGAGCTTGCGGCAGCTCCTGAGCTACCCTTTTACCCCATTCGAGGTGCAGGCGGAGGGAGAATCCAGCCAGGCCACCTTTGCGGTGATCGCCAGAGCGAGGAATTATGGCGGAGGGTTTCAGATTGCCGGCCAGGCAGACCTCTTTTCGGAAGACTTCCAGGTGTGTCTCTTTCAGAACGGGAGCCGATGGCGTTTTCCCCGCTATTTCTGGAACGTGGTTCGCCGGAGGCACCCTCGTCTTCCGGACGTGCTCCAGTTCCGCACCCGCTCCGTCCTGGTCAAGGGCAGCCCGCAAACAGGAGTCCAGATCGACGGTGAGCTGATTGGCTGCTTGCCGCAGTCGGTAACCCTTCAGCCCGATGCCCTTTCCCTGCTCGTTCCGGGACCCGGGAAGTTGTCCAGCGGGGAGGGGAAGGTCATTCCGTAG
- a CDS encoding heme exporter protein CcmB yields MKFWSQTAAILMKDLLTEYRTKDVLTSMLLFGLLVILMFNFAFEPDSEEIRKFGPGLLWMTFIFAGLLGMNRSFAGEKENDALEGLMLSPVKWSSIYLGKMLANLIFLLLAEAIILCLFSFLFNYGIWPRIGWMAAITFLGTLGFASVGTLLAAVSANTRMSEVMLPVLLVPLVLPVILSVVLATAANFAQPPEERVMFFWMQVLTAYDIIFVTLPLMTFDYVLEK; encoded by the coding sequence GTGAAGTTCTGGAGCCAGACGGCAGCCATCTTGATGAAGGACCTCCTGACCGAATACAGGACCAAGGATGTCCTGACCTCCATGCTGCTGTTCGGGCTTCTGGTCATCCTGATGTTCAACTTCGCCTTCGAGCCCGATTCCGAGGAAATCAGGAAGTTCGGGCCGGGGCTGCTGTGGATGACCTTCATTTTCGCGGGACTCCTGGGAATGAACCGGTCCTTCGCCGGCGAAAAGGAGAACGACGCCCTGGAGGGACTGATGTTGTCCCCGGTGAAATGGAGCAGCATCTACCTGGGAAAGATGCTGGCCAACCTGATCTTCCTGCTGCTGGCGGAGGCGATCATCCTCTGCCTGTTCTCCTTCCTCTTCAACTACGGCATCTGGCCCAGGATCGGCTGGATGGCGGCCATAACCTTCCTGGGGACTCTCGGCTTCGCCTCGGTGGGCACCCTGCTGGCCGCCGTTTCCGCCAACACCCGTATGAGCGAGGTCATGCTCCCGGTGCTGCTGGTACCCCTGGTGCTGCCCGTGATCCTGAGCGTGGTCCTGGCAACCGCCGCCAATTTCGCCCAACCCCCGGAGGAGCGGGTGATGTTTTTCTGGATGCAGGTGCTGACGGCCTACGACATTATCTTCGTGACCCTCCCCCTGATGACCTTCGACTACGTCCTGGAGAAATGA
- the gatA gene encoding Asp-tRNA(Asn)/Glu-tRNA(Gln) amidotransferase subunit GatA: protein MDLKKLTARKIKSLIERGDASAVEICRAFQDRIREQDSEVRAFLHYDNDFALGQAERIDRMKRAGEPLPELAGLPMAIKDNLLIRGLRCTCGSRNLENFVAPYNATVIDRLQSAGAVFLGKANLDEYAMGSSTENSAFQPTRNPHSRDHVPGGSSGGSAAAVGAHMAVAALGTDTGGSIRQPASFCGVVGMKPTYSRVSRYGLVAFGSSLDQIGPLAHGVEDVAGILKVISGKDPLDATSLAVDVPDFAGGLGQPIEGLKIGIPREYRQSGVSEPVRTRIEAGLKLFQHLGCRLIEVDLPHTDYAIATYYVIAMAEASSNLARYDGVRYGLRIPGQGDLSSMYRETRDAGFGAEVKRRIMLGTFVLSSGYYDAYYLKAQQVRTLIKRDFEAAFQEVDLLISPTSPTPPFRLGEKTNDPLAMYLSDIFTITANLVGIPGISLPCGRTPEGMPVGIQLLGKHFDEQVVLNAAHAFEQAGGFDP, encoded by the coding sequence ATGGATCTCAAGAAGCTGACCGCCAGGAAAATCAAGAGTCTGATCGAGCGCGGCGACGCTTCGGCCGTAGAGATTTGCCGCGCCTTCCAGGACCGCATCCGAGAGCAGGATTCCGAGGTTCGGGCTTTCTTGCACTACGACAACGACTTCGCCCTCGGCCAGGCCGAGCGGATCGATCGTATGAAGCGGGCCGGAGAGCCGCTTCCCGAGCTGGCCGGACTGCCAATGGCCATCAAGGACAATCTCCTGATTCGGGGTCTCCGCTGCACCTGCGGATCTCGGAATCTGGAGAACTTTGTCGCTCCCTACAACGCCACCGTCATTGACCGGCTGCAGTCCGCCGGGGCGGTGTTTCTTGGAAAGGCCAATCTGGACGAATATGCCATGGGCTCGTCCACGGAGAATTCCGCCTTTCAGCCAACCCGGAATCCTCACTCCCGCGACCACGTTCCCGGCGGTTCGAGCGGCGGCTCGGCAGCGGCAGTGGGCGCCCATATGGCGGTAGCGGCGCTGGGCACGGACACCGGAGGCTCCATTCGGCAGCCGGCGTCGTTTTGCGGTGTGGTCGGCATGAAGCCCACCTACAGTCGAGTATCGCGCTATGGGCTGGTGGCATTCGGATCCTCTCTGGATCAGATCGGTCCCCTGGCTCACGGCGTCGAGGACGTGGCCGGTATTCTCAAGGTGATCTCGGGCAAGGACCCGCTCGATGCCACCTCGCTGGCGGTGGATGTGCCCGACTTTGCGGGCGGGCTGGGTCAACCGATTGAAGGCCTGAAAATCGGAATACCCCGTGAGTATCGGCAGAGCGGAGTCTCCGAGCCGGTCCGGACCAGGATTGAAGCAGGCTTGAAGCTGTTTCAGCATCTGGGGTGCCGCCTGATCGAGGTCGATCTGCCCCACACCGACTACGCCATTGCCACCTACTACGTGATTGCCATGGCCGAAGCCAGTTCCAATCTGGCCCGATATGACGGCGTCCGTTATGGTCTGCGGATACCGGGACAGGGCGATCTGTCCAGCATGTACCGGGAGACCAGGGACGCCGGATTCGGAGCCGAGGTCAAGCGCCGGATCATGCTGGGGACGTTCGTGCTGAGCTCCGGCTACTACGACGCCTACTATCTGAAGGCGCAGCAGGTGAGAACTCTGATCAAGCGGGACTTTGAAGCGGCCTTCCAAGAGGTGGACCTCCTGATTTCACCCACCTCTCCCACCCCTCCTTTTCGCCTGGGCGAGAAGACCAACGATCCGCTGGCCATGTACCTTTCGGATATATTCACCATTACTGCCAACCTCGTCGGCATTCCCGGCATTTCGCTGCCCTGCGGCCGCACGCCCGAGGGAATGCCCGTCGGGATTCAGCTTCTGGGAAAACACTTCGACGAGCAGGTGGTTCTGAACGCGGCGCATGCCTTCGAGCAGGCCGGCGGCTTCGATCCCTGA
- a CDS encoding sigma-54 dependent transcriptional regulator, whose protein sequence is MHRILIVDDEPAARYGIRRALEGPEIQVFEAGSAEEARRLIRLHRPGVMLADINMPHEDGIALLHSLEQDTHPPLTIMVTAYGAARVAVEAMKAGAYDYIVKPFEIDELRLAVQRALERIALEEENRELKKQVLSDGHFGGLIGKSPAMLRVFEIAEKLAATDVTVLIQGESGTGKEVLAREIHARSPRAAGPFVAVNCAALPESLIESELFGYEKGAFTGASRERAGRFEQAHRGTLFLDEIGDMNPVTQAKVLRALEARTVERLGGNRAIPVDVRILSATHKDIAAEVAADRFREDLFFRLKVVIVEIPPLRLRSQDLPLLIQSFLEIYASRHRRPGISLATDALDRLHRYSWPGNVRELRNVIEGCVVLGRSSTIQVHDLPPEIRELPSRSDMGPEGRSMLGEADPGRPSGSWLSLPYREARKQFESNYIATRLRANGGNVSRTAAQIGLHRQSLHQKLRELGIESRQLGKSAGG, encoded by the coding sequence ATGCACAGAATCCTGATCGTGGATGATGAGCCGGCGGCCCGCTATGGCATTCGCCGCGCTCTGGAGGGTCCGGAGATTCAGGTCTTCGAGGCCGGCAGCGCCGAGGAGGCCCGGCGGCTGATCCGGTTGCATCGGCCCGGTGTCATGCTGGCCGACATCAACATGCCTCACGAGGACGGGATCGCGCTGCTCCACAGCCTGGAGCAGGACACGCATCCCCCGCTCACCATCATGGTGACCGCCTACGGAGCGGCCAGGGTCGCGGTCGAGGCCATGAAGGCGGGGGCTTACGACTACATCGTCAAACCGTTCGAGATCGACGAGCTCAGGCTGGCGGTGCAGCGGGCCCTGGAGCGGATCGCCCTGGAGGAGGAGAACCGGGAACTCAAAAAGCAAGTGCTGAGCGACGGACACTTTGGAGGGCTGATCGGCAAGAGTCCCGCCATGCTGAGAGTCTTCGAGATCGCGGAAAAGCTGGCCGCCACCGATGTCACCGTATTGATTCAGGGGGAGAGCGGCACCGGCAAGGAGGTGCTGGCTCGCGAGATCCATGCACGCAGTCCCAGAGCGGCGGGGCCCTTTGTGGCCGTGAACTGTGCGGCCCTGCCTGAATCCCTGATCGAAAGCGAGCTCTTCGGGTACGAGAAGGGCGCTTTTACGGGAGCTTCCCGGGAACGTGCCGGCAGGTTCGAGCAAGCCCATCGGGGAACCCTCTTTCTGGATGAGATCGGGGACATGAACCCGGTGACCCAGGCCAAGGTCCTTCGCGCCCTGGAAGCACGAACGGTCGAACGCCTGGGCGGCAACCGGGCCATCCCGGTCGATGTCCGGATTCTCAGCGCCACTCACAAGGATATTGCCGCGGAAGTGGCGGCCGACCGGTTTCGCGAGGACCTGTTCTTTCGTTTGAAGGTCGTCATCGTGGAGATTCCACCGTTGCGGCTGCGATCCCAGGACCTTCCCCTGCTCATTCAGTCCTTTCTGGAGATCTATGCCTCCCGCCACCGGAGACCCGGCATTTCCCTGGCGACCGACGCCCTGGATCGGCTGCACCGATATTCCTGGCCGGGAAACGTTCGCGAACTGCGCAACGTCATCGAGGGCTGTGTCGTCCTGGGGCGGTCCTCGACCATTCAGGTGCATGATCTCCCTCCCGAAATCCGTGAGCTGCCGTCCCGGTCCGATATGGGTCCGGAGGGGCGGTCCATGCTCGGAGAAGCGGATCCGGGTCGACCTTCCGGCAGTTGGCTGTCGCTGCCCTACAGGGAAGCCAGGAAACAGTTTGAATCCAACTACATTGCCACCCGCCTGAGAGCCAACGGAGGCAACGTGAGCCGAACGGCCGCCCAGATCGGGCTTCACCGGCAGAGCTTGCACCAGAAACTGAGGGAACTTGGAATTGAAAGCAGGCAGCTCGGGAAATCTGCCGGCGGGTGA
- a CDS encoding cytochrome c-type biogenesis protein CcmH — protein MPKSRTGPGTQYKPLAVPFRSHGFAWVRYRFSALILLLAILLPPPASAQIFSPEVKKVSENFVCQCSCNHQLSGCGMLHCGSANPLRSEIDQKLQAGMTEEQIVDDFVAKYGGVILSAPTGEGFDLVAWTLPVVALLAGLLVLYRVVRVWTRRRPLPASTPAVPEAIPEAYRNRMEKELKDFD, from the coding sequence ATGCCAAAGTCTAGGACAGGCCCTGGGACGCAGTACAAACCGCTTGCGGTTCCATTCCGGTCCCACGGCTTTGCCTGGGTCCGCTACCGGTTTTCGGCCCTGATTCTGCTTCTGGCAATCCTGCTTCCCCCACCGGCCTCCGCTCAGATCTTTTCGCCCGAAGTCAAGAAGGTCTCCGAAAACTTTGTCTGTCAATGCAGCTGCAACCACCAGCTCTCGGGCTGTGGCATGCTGCATTGTGGTTCCGCCAACCCGCTGAGAAGCGAGATCGACCAGAAGCTGCAGGCGGGGATGACGGAAGAGCAGATCGTCGACGACTTCGTGGCCAAGTACGGTGGCGTTATTCTATCGGCGCCCACAGGCGAGGGCTTCGACCTGGTAGCCTGGACCCTGCCGGTGGTGGCTCTTCTGGCAGGGCTGCTCGTGCTCTATCGGGTCGTCAGGGTATGGACCCGGCGCCGGCCGCTCCCGGCGTCGACTCCGGCCGTCCCGGAGGCCATTCCGGAAGCGTATCGAAACCGGATGGAGAAGGAGTTGAAGGATTTCGACTGA
- the gatC gene encoding Asp-tRNA(Asn)/Glu-tRNA(Gln) amidotransferase subunit GatC: protein MKIDGARVDYIANLAQLAVTEEEKRELIGQMNSILDYVEQLNRLDTSGIEPTAQVVHTSEQNYSWRADRSRSGFSQEQSLGNGPATGSGHFKVPKVISEK from the coding sequence ATGAAAATCGATGGCGCACGGGTGGACTACATCGCCAATCTGGCCCAGTTGGCGGTGACCGAAGAGGAAAAGCGGGAACTCATCGGCCAGATGAATTCCATTCTGGATTACGTGGAGCAGTTGAACCGACTGGACACCAGTGGTATCGAGCCTACCGCGCAGGTCGTCCATACCTCGGAGCAGAACTATAGCTGGCGGGCCGACCGGTCCCGGTCGGGATTCTCCCAGGAACAGTCGTTGGGCAATGGTCCCGCAACCGGGTCGGGTCACTTCAAGGTGCCGAAAGTGATCTCGGAGAAGTAA
- the ccmA gene encoding heme ABC exporter ATP-binding protein CcmA codes for MTADAAVVVENAEKWFGLNPALANVSLRVHQGEFVVLLGRNGAGKSTLLRVMARLVKPHRGRVRICGVDVARDPERGRERIGLVAHQTLLYPGLSARENLRLHARLHGIEGAGERVAAALSDAGLDLSADRPVRGFSRGMQQRLAIARATLHGPELVLLDEPFTGLDLEAAELLSKRLRQWAAAGRTIVMATHNLEQGPEGVTRWILLDRGRIVTEWTGDSRAARSRYRQFLKGAPDSSVGPRN; via the coding sequence ATGACTGCCGATGCCGCCGTAGTCGTCGAGAACGCCGAAAAATGGTTCGGGCTCAACCCGGCTCTGGCGAATGTTTCGCTGCGCGTCCACCAAGGTGAATTCGTGGTGTTGCTGGGTCGCAACGGCGCCGGGAAGTCCACGCTGCTGCGGGTCATGGCTCGACTGGTGAAGCCCCACCGGGGCCGGGTGCGGATTTGCGGCGTGGATGTCGCCCGGGATCCCGAGCGCGGCAGGGAGCGGATCGGCCTGGTGGCTCACCAGACCCTTCTCTATCCCGGCTTGAGCGCCAGAGAGAACCTGCGGCTGCATGCCCGGCTGCACGGGATCGAGGGAGCCGGCGAACGGGTCGCCGCCGCCCTGAGCGATGCAGGGTTGGACCTGAGCGCCGATCGTCCCGTACGCGGCTTCTCCCGCGGGATGCAGCAGCGCTTGGCCATTGCCCGGGCTACGCTGCACGGCCCCGAGCTGGTGCTGCTGGATGAACCCTTCACCGGGCTTGACCTCGAAGCAGCCGAGCTCCTTTCGAAGCGGCTGCGGCAATGGGCGGCAGCCGGGAGAACCATCGTCATGGCTACCCACAACCTGGAGCAGGGTCCGGAGGGCGTCACCCGCTGGATCCTTCTGGACCGTGGCCGCATTGTGACCGAATGGACCGGCGACTCCAGGGCGGCTCGCAGCCGCTACCGGCAGTTCCTGAAAGGAGCTCCTGACAGCTCGGTGGGGCCAAGGAACTGA
- a CDS encoding DUF721 domain-containing protein translates to MKPLASLLPDLFRQYAADGHWPEQVAAALWNEIVGEHLARRTRPVEVSRSRLVVAVPSSSWKRQLRALRGEIVKRLNQALGTDITRVAFRIDSTVEQAPPTPPPAPPRRISTPVELPLHGIADKELRARIQAAAAACLDRRK, encoded by the coding sequence ATGAAACCGCTTGCGAGCTTGCTTCCCGATCTCTTCCGTCAGTACGCGGCCGATGGACACTGGCCGGAGCAGGTGGCGGCGGCTCTCTGGAATGAGATCGTGGGCGAGCACCTGGCCCGTCGTACCCGGCCTGTCGAAGTCAGTCGATCCAGGCTGGTGGTTGCGGTGCCCTCGTCCAGCTGGAAGCGGCAATTGCGCGCCCTCCGGGGGGAGATCGTGAAACGGCTCAACCAGGCGCTCGGCACCGACATTACCCGGGTGGCGTTCCGGATCGACTCCACGGTGGAGCAAGCGCCGCCGACACCGCCCCCAGCACCTCCCAGGAGAATTTCGACTCCCGTCGAGCTGCCCCTTCACGGGATTGCGGACAAGGAGCTTCGAGCCAGGATCCAGGCGGCTGCCGCAGCCTGCCTGGATCGGAGAAAGTGA
- a CDS encoding chlorite dismutase family protein has product MNHSAGPKIDVQERGARGQSLDRRLFLQLQVFGNCTRPEPVIRTLEQSARNLVLYQDLNDPKGIAVLGMSEDPAYFVTGWRDLLNSPPLEGLAPKPELTMLGRTYASGFEPDLEHWLLHKARRTVLNPDWPWAIWYPLRRSGAFAGLEPAQQSAILREHATIGRAYGEADLAHDVRLACHGLDKNDNDFVIGLVGRDLHPLSHIVQTMRKTRQTSQYIESLGPFFIGRTLWQSPLSPTE; this is encoded by the coding sequence ATGAACCATTCGGCCGGTCCGAAGATCGACGTCCAGGAGCGGGGAGCCCGGGGGCAAAGCCTGGATCGCCGCCTGTTCCTGCAACTGCAGGTCTTCGGCAACTGCACCCGTCCCGAGCCGGTCATTCGAACCCTGGAGCAAAGCGCCCGCAACCTGGTCCTCTATCAGGACCTGAACGATCCCAAGGGCATTGCCGTGCTGGGCATGAGCGAGGACCCCGCCTATTTCGTGACGGGATGGCGGGATCTCTTGAACTCTCCGCCGTTGGAAGGGCTGGCGCCCAAACCCGAGCTGACCATGCTGGGGAGAACCTATGCTTCGGGATTCGAACCCGACCTGGAGCACTGGTTGCTGCACAAGGCTCGCAGAACCGTGCTCAATCCGGACTGGCCCTGGGCCATCTGGTATCCTCTCAGGCGCTCCGGCGCCTTTGCCGGGCTGGAGCCGGCCCAGCAGAGCGCCATCCTGCGAGAGCACGCCACCATCGGACGGGCTTATGGAGAGGCTGATCTGGCTCACGACGTTCGCCTGGCCTGTCACGGGCTGGACAAGAACGACAACGACTTCGTGATCGGCCTGGTCGGCCGGGATCTCCATCCTCTCTCCCACATCGTGCAGACCATGCGGAAGACCCGCCAGACCTCCCAGTACATTGAATCCCTGGGGCCCTTCTTCATCGGCAGGACCCTTTGGCAGAGTCCCCTGTCTCCTACGGAATGA
- the ccsA gene encoding cytochrome c biogenesis protein CcsA, giving the protein MVGLHKGLGLLALLAMMAALYAIFVLAPVELTMGIVQKIFYFHVASAWVGFLAIYLVCFCSLRFLRKRDRQWDVRAASAAEVGAVFLTLNLVSGPIWAKPVWGIWWTWDARLTTTFVLWLIYMGYLMLRRLVDSPEQRARLSAVVSIFGAVNALVVYMANRWWRTQHPQPVIAGGEDSGLHPDMWLALSVTLLALALLFFCLWKMGCDLERCRESVESLRRTAQRHLREVR; this is encoded by the coding sequence ATGGTCGGCTTGCACAAAGGACTTGGATTGCTGGCCCTGTTGGCCATGATGGCGGCTCTCTACGCCATCTTTGTGCTGGCGCCGGTGGAGCTCACCATGGGGATCGTGCAGAAGATCTTCTACTTCCACGTTGCTTCCGCCTGGGTGGGCTTCCTGGCCATCTACCTGGTGTGCTTCTGCAGCCTCCGATTCCTGCGAAAACGTGACCGACAGTGGGACGTTCGGGCAGCCTCGGCGGCCGAGGTGGGCGCGGTCTTCCTGACCCTCAACCTCGTCAGCGGGCCCATCTGGGCCAAGCCGGTGTGGGGGATCTGGTGGACCTGGGACGCCCGGCTCACCACCACCTTCGTTCTGTGGCTGATCTACATGGGCTACCTGATGCTGCGCCGCCTGGTGGACTCGCCCGAGCAACGAGCCCGATTGAGCGCCGTCGTCAGCATTTTCGGCGCCGTGAACGCCCTGGTTGTCTACATGGCCAACCGCTGGTGGCGGACCCAGCACCCCCAGCCGGTGATCGCCGGCGGCGAGGATTCCGGCCTGCATCCGGACATGTGGTTGGCTCTGTCGGTGACCTTGCTGGCACTTGCTCTGCTCTTCTTTTGCCTCTGGAAAATGGGGTGCGACCTGGAACGATGCCGGGAATCGGTCGAAAGTCTCCGGCGAACCGCCCAGCGCCACCTGAGGGAGGTCCGATGA
- a CDS encoding ATP-binding protein: MQLLLVVKLVGFVLGVALQVSLFVLIKRYRRIGKLERVLLVLVGCLFLWNLCNCLTLVFESLALTPMTTFLLSVGVDPLAYVALALQPSLLLHVHLIFQADKLPKPMIPRHWVWEIGAYAPLIFLPWAFAEFLQAYPVRILAPLSYAKPFAAWFVLVLMVCVLIEWRLLRANDRPRERSLYRISIAIFLTVAVLVFLAYWVFDHGSPERMDATVETVLLLWLNLPSGLLGYYIFRYRFFEVAIQRSLGFSLVGVLLLVIYLFVVRGLRDFLEDRFELPGVLVEAAMILALFALAQPLKRWLENSVRQLFSLEMARLSGMAARLEEVSRSTVEIDRLVRFTENLLRSELGLQQARLVLYSESSAAGEGEGKRRAGRDTAERFLLKQGEQTIGELQAASASGRLSTEQQAGVQLVAAQFVGALENCRLARGKIELERELAERDKWVSLGRMAAAVAHNVKNPLSSIKTIVQLMQEDGEVQSKYRSDLGLINGEIDRLSHSVGQLLTFSRPTVAGRSSLDLDPVLGRIGQMFQAESERRQVRLIMKRSAQPLPVQGNEEIFLEIFQNLVVNALEAAPAGSRITLGSAIIGADRDKRVRVRVEDEGPGIPAGDQSEMFRPFYTTKPGGTGLGLALAQRRVLDLGGEISCHSPVSKRGGARFEVTLPLIPALEEEPTCTES, encoded by the coding sequence ATGCAACTGCTCCTGGTCGTAAAACTGGTTGGTTTCGTGCTGGGCGTGGCGCTCCAGGTCTCTCTCTTCGTGCTCATCAAGCGCTACCGGCGAATCGGCAAGCTGGAGCGGGTCCTGCTGGTGCTTGTCGGTTGCCTCTTCCTCTGGAACCTCTGCAACTGCCTTACCCTGGTGTTCGAGAGCCTCGCGCTCACCCCCATGACCACCTTCCTCCTTTCGGTCGGGGTCGATCCGCTGGCCTATGTCGCCCTGGCGCTCCAGCCGTCCCTGTTGCTCCACGTACACCTGATCTTTCAGGCGGACAAGCTTCCCAAGCCGATGATTCCCCGTCATTGGGTCTGGGAGATTGGCGCTTATGCTCCCCTGATCTTTCTGCCCTGGGCGTTTGCCGAGTTTCTGCAGGCCTATCCGGTAAGGATCCTGGCCCCTCTCTCGTACGCCAAACCGTTTGCCGCCTGGTTCGTCCTGGTGCTGATGGTTTGTGTCCTGATCGAGTGGCGTCTGCTGAGAGCCAACGACAGGCCGCGGGAGCGCAGCCTGTATCGAATTTCGATCGCCATCTTCCTGACCGTGGCTGTCCTGGTCTTCCTGGCCTACTGGGTCTTCGACCACGGGTCACCCGAACGAATGGACGCTACCGTCGAGACGGTCCTCCTGTTGTGGTTGAATCTTCCCAGTGGGCTGCTGGGCTACTACATTTTTCGTTATCGATTTTTCGAGGTGGCCATCCAGCGCAGCCTGGGATTCTCCCTGGTCGGAGTTCTCCTGCTGGTGATCTACCTGTTCGTGGTGAGGGGCCTGAGGGACTTCCTGGAGGATCGCTTTGAGCTTCCGGGCGTCCTGGTGGAGGCCGCCATGATCCTGGCGCTCTTCGCCCTGGCCCAGCCGCTGAAGCGTTGGCTGGAGAACTCGGTTCGCCAGCTCTTCTCGCTGGAAATGGCTCGTCTGAGCGGCATGGCCGCCAGGCTGGAGGAAGTCTCCCGGTCTACCGTCGAGATCGATCGACTGGTCCGTTTTACCGAGAACCTGCTGAGATCGGAGCTTGGGCTCCAGCAGGCCAGGCTGGTGCTCTATTCTGAATCCTCTGCGGCTGGAGAGGGGGAAGGGAAGAGGAGAGCCGGTCGGGACACGGCGGAACGTTTCCTCCTGAAGCAGGGGGAACAGACCATCGGAGAACTGCAGGCAGCCTCGGCCTCGGGCCGCCTTTCCACCGAACAGCAGGCGGGAGTGCAGCTGGTGGCTGCCCAGTTCGTTGGCGCCCTGGAGAACTGCAGGTTGGCCAGGGGCAAGATCGAGCTGGAACGGGAGCTGGCCGAGCGCGACAAGTGGGTGTCCCTGGGCCGGATGGCTGCCGCCGTGGCCCACAACGTCAAGAATCCATTGAGCTCGATCAAGACCATCGTTCAGCTAATGCAGGAGGATGGAGAGGTCCAAAGCAAGTACCGGAGCGATCTCGGTCTGATCAACGGCGAAATCGACCGCTTGAGTCACAGCGTCGGCCAGTTGCTGACCTTCTCCCGGCCGACCGTGGCCGGCCGGTCCAGCCTGGACCTGGACCCGGTGCTGGGAAGGATCGGACAGATGTTCCAGGCCGAGTCGGAGCGCCGGCAGGTTCGGCTGATAATGAAACGGAGTGCGCAGCCGTTGCCGGTGCAGGGTAACGAAGAGATCTTCCTGGAGATCTTTCAGAACCTGGTGGTGAATGCCCTGGAGGCTGCTCCCGCCGGCAGCCGAATCACCTTGGGCAGCGCCATCATTGGCGCCGACAGGGACAAGAGGGTCAGGGTCCGGGTGGAGGACGAGGGTCCCGGCATCCCGGCCGGCGACCAATCGGAGATGTTCCGGCCCTTTTACACCACCAAGCCCGGAGGTACCGGTTTGGGCCTTGCCCTGGCCCAGCGCCGGGTTTTGGATCTCGGCGGAGAAATCTCCTGTCACAGCCCTGTTTCCAAGAGGGGAGGCGCCCGCTTCGAGGTGACCCTTCCCTTGATTCCAGCCCTGGAAGAGGAACCGACATGCACAGAATCCTGA
- a CDS encoding CcmD family protein, whose translation MNHYLLAAYGIMWLILFGYVFSIGRRQLRLQQELARLREALEKAEDD comes from the coding sequence ATGAATCACTACCTGCTGGCGGCTTACGGGATCATGTGGCTCATCCTCTTCGGATATGTCTTCAGTATCGGCCGACGCCAACTCCGGTTGCAGCAGGAATTGGCCCGCCTGCGGGAGGCCCTGGAAAAGGCGGAAGACGACTGA